One stretch of Pseudomonas fluorescens Q2-87 DNA includes these proteins:
- a CDS encoding non-ribosomal peptide synthetase: protein MNEVTMDANDPGFALTPEQQTALEQLSNTATCGEALRWLHVVIDGDLDPQRLQVAFDTLLAQQPMLLARLGKVAGFHGLRQAAAGFGHFPLTVQAQAQRAEEIQAQVEELTDRAFVLGESASVQAVLYRLGPRQWQLVLGIARFSVDGQSLNVLLEQLQQAYAGAQASEDEVPGEFAQYLEWRSEVVLDEDAGTAQTYWREHLQNVQADIATPWLAARSAGHEATVADSCVSLALEPAQRDALQRLAEQLGQPLATLLQGAWWVLLGRLSGGEQALVGVRHDSRGDYDYFANAVGVFEKNLPLCVALPAVASFSEWLGTLAARLDDHRTWQEYWTPELSPDAARPAYGFTMAEASHTQASGGLNWAASAPVQVDGFECLLQVQLDGVQQPAAFNVHYASSRYSRASINAVLEQYGVLLASILAAPHAQLAQLNLLGSAEKQRSLAINPPVQALADSRYLPQRIADWAIHTPDAIALTDADQQLSYGQLQARVDSVAQGLQDQGLGAGSIVALALPRSAELVIAMLASWRIGAAYLPLDVQWPQARQALMLEQAGAAVLLTDAAQLPAWHDQPYKVLTVAGLSQSAASLPPLVTQGNDIAYVLFTSGSTGVPKGVVIEHRQLLNYTAQVSQALGLEWCKHVGFTSTVAADLGNTTLFGGLFNGVTLHVASDEQMQDGALFADYLHQHQIDCLKIVPSHLAALLDSERATLPRTLVLGGEPIAGPLIERIARLRSDCQVFNHYGPTEATVGVMIHPLALDGTADDCSALTQVLGNNQVYVLDADLRLAPVGMLGEVYLGGAQVCRGYVNVDTEGQAFIRSPFDPAQRLYRSGDLARYRPDGAIQLHGRRDQQVKVRGFRIELAEIEAELLRVPQVAEALVLPAAAAEQGLLAFIVAQQGTSAGLLDAARAELSARLPSVMLPQHLQLIEQFPRLANGKIDRKALQLLASATADDEDTAPRDALEQLLAARMAQLLGQDRLGIDRDFFAAGGHSLLVIKLVAGIRKLLQCDIHPGLVFDHPTVASLAQALRAVESSPGQLEKIAQVRLRMEAMSPEEKALLAEQARQLQAARAAPLG from the coding sequence ATGAACGAGGTCACCATGGACGCGAACGATCCGGGCTTCGCCCTGACACCCGAGCAACAAACAGCGCTTGAGCAACTGTCGAACACGGCGACGTGTGGCGAGGCATTGCGCTGGTTGCATGTGGTCATCGACGGCGACCTCGACCCGCAGCGTTTGCAGGTGGCGTTCGATACGCTACTGGCGCAGCAGCCGATGCTGCTGGCGCGGTTGGGCAAGGTTGCCGGTTTCCACGGGTTGCGCCAGGCCGCCGCCGGCTTCGGGCACTTTCCGCTGACGGTCCAGGCGCAGGCGCAACGGGCCGAGGAAATCCAGGCGCAGGTCGAGGAACTGACGGACCGCGCTTTTGTGCTCGGCGAATCGGCAAGCGTCCAGGCCGTGCTTTATCGACTGGGGCCAAGGCAATGGCAGTTGGTGCTGGGCATCGCCCGCTTCAGCGTCGATGGGCAATCGCTGAATGTATTGCTCGAACAGCTCCAGCAAGCCTATGCCGGGGCACAGGCGTCGGAGGACGAAGTGCCAGGGGAGTTTGCCCAGTACCTGGAATGGCGCAGTGAAGTGGTGCTGGATGAAGACGCCGGCACCGCGCAGACCTATTGGCGGGAGCACTTGCAGAATGTGCAGGCGGACATCGCCACGCCGTGGTTGGCCGCGCGCAGTGCTGGCCATGAGGCAACGGTCGCCGACTCGTGCGTATCGCTGGCGCTGGAACCGGCGCAGCGCGACGCGTTGCAACGCCTGGCCGAGCAGCTCGGCCAGCCCCTTGCCACGTTGCTGCAAGGCGCCTGGTGGGTGTTGCTGGGACGCTTGAGCGGGGGTGAACAGGCGCTGGTCGGCGTGCGCCATGACAGTCGCGGCGACTACGACTATTTCGCCAATGCCGTGGGGGTGTTCGAAAAAAACCTGCCGCTGTGCGTTGCCTTGCCCGCCGTTGCATCCTTCAGCGAATGGCTGGGCACCCTGGCGGCTCGCCTCGATGATCACCGCACCTGGCAGGAATACTGGACGCCGGAATTGAGCCCTGACGCGGCGCGTCCGGCCTATGGCTTTACGATGGCCGAGGCGAGCCATACCCAGGCCAGTGGCGGTCTGAACTGGGCCGCGTCGGCGCCTGTTCAGGTCGATGGGTTCGAGTGCTTGTTGCAGGTCCAATTGGACGGTGTCCAGCAGCCTGCTGCGTTCAATGTGCATTACGCCAGTTCGCGTTATTCGCGAGCGTCCATCAACGCCGTGCTGGAGCAATACGGCGTGCTGTTGGCGTCGATCCTTGCGGCACCGCATGCTCAACTGGCACAGCTCAACCTGCTGGGCAGCGCCGAGAAACAGCGCTCGCTGGCGATCAACCCGCCGGTGCAGGCGCTGGCGGACAGTCGTTATTTGCCGCAACGCATCGCCGACTGGGCGATCCATACGCCGGACGCCATTGCCCTGACTGACGCCGACCAGCAGTTGAGCTATGGCCAGTTGCAAGCGCGGGTCGACAGCGTGGCCCAGGGCCTCCAGGACCAAGGGCTGGGCGCCGGGTCGATTGTCGCGCTGGCGTTGCCGCGTTCGGCGGAACTGGTGATTGCCATGTTGGCGAGCTGGCGCATCGGGGCGGCGTATCTGCCCCTCGATGTGCAGTGGCCCCAGGCGCGTCAGGCGTTGATGCTGGAGCAGGCCGGCGCCGCTGTGTTGCTGACTGATGCGGCGCAGCTGCCGGCCTGGCACGATCAGCCATACAAGGTATTGACTGTTGCAGGGCTCAGTCAGTCGGCTGCGTCGTTGCCGCCTCTTGTCACTCAGGGCAACGACATTGCCTATGTGTTGTTTACCTCCGGCTCCACCGGTGTGCCCAAGGGCGTGGTGATCGAGCATCGGCAGTTGCTCAACTACACCGCCCAGGTCAGCCAGGCGCTGGGGCTTGAGTGGTGCAAACACGTCGGTTTTACCTCTACCGTGGCGGCGGACTTGGGCAACACCACCTTGTTTGGCGGGTTGTTCAATGGCGTGACCTTGCACGTGGCCAGCGATGAACAGATGCAGGACGGCGCGTTGTTTGCCGACTACCTGCACCAGCACCAGATCGACTGCCTGAAGATCGTGCCGTCGCACCTCGCGGCGCTGCTGGACAGTGAGCGGGCGACCCTGCCGCGTACGCTGGTGCTGGGTGGCGAGCCAATCGCCGGGCCGTTGATCGAACGCATCGCCCGGCTGCGCAGCGATTGCCAGGTGTTCAACCACTACGGGCCGACCGAAGCCACGGTCGGGGTGATGATCCATCCCTTGGCACTGGACGGTACTGCCGACGATTGTTCGGCGCTGACCCAGGTGCTGGGCAACAACCAGGTCTACGTGCTTGACGCCGATCTGCGTTTGGCACCGGTGGGCATGCTGGGTGAGGTGTACCTGGGCGGTGCCCAGGTATGCCGGGGCTATGTGAATGTCGACACCGAGGGGCAAGCGTTCATCCGGAGTCCGTTTGATCCGGCCCAACGTCTCTATCGCAGCGGCGACCTGGCGCGCTATCGCCCGGACGGAGCGATCCAGCTGCACGGCCGGCGCGATCAGCAGGTGAAGGTGCGCGGGTTCCGGATCGAATTGGCGGAGATCGAGGCCGAGCTCCTGCGCGTGCCACAGGTTGCCGAAGCGCTGGTGCTGCCGGCTGCGGCGGCCGAGCAGGGGTTGTTGGCGTTTATCGTGGCGCAGCAAGGCACGTCGGCGGGCTTGCTTGACGCCGCGCGAGCCGAGCTGAGCGCCCGCTTGCCCAGTGTGATGCTGCCGCAGCACCTGCAACTTATCGAACAGTTCCCGCGGCTGGCCAACGGCAAGATCGATCGCAAGGCGCTGCAGCTGTTGGCGAGTGCGACGGCAGACGATGAAGACACCGCACCGCGCGATGCGCTGGAACAATTGCTCGCCGCGCGCATGGCACAGTTGCTGGGGCAAGACCGACTGGGCATTGACCGCGACTTCTTCGCCGCCGGTGGGCATTCGTTGTTGGTGATCAAGTTGGTGGCCGGTATTCGCAAGTTGTTGCAGTGCGACATTCATCCGGGACTGGTTTTTGATCATCCGACCGTGGCCTCGCTGGCCCAGGCCTTGCGAGCGGTGGAGAGCAGCCCGGGGCAACTGGAAAAAATCGCCCAGGTGCGCTTGCGCATGGAAGCGATGAGCCCAGAGGAAAAAGCCCTGCTGGCCGAACAGGCTCGGCAGTTGCAAGCCGCCAGGGCGGCGCCGCTGGGCTGA
- a CDS encoding TonB-dependent siderophore receptor, whose product MSAIHELKPLFKALVMSRGLRSRRVLTGLGLVCVMPLSAQVMAEDVSIDIPAQSLPQALQAFGQQTNQQVIYNAADMAGLKSTRVSGKMSPQAAIAELLKGTGVRYSLEGSTIMLVRGSATTGMELGATTINAQQLDATTEGSHSYTSNAVTIGKGTHTLKEIPQSITVMTRKQMDDQNLVSLKDAVNQTTGIVGLQGVGQGMILSSRGFQIDDWQYDGVPIPRNTYSLGNWATQDLIFFDRLEVMRGASGLLQGTGSPGGAVNLVRKRGQSAPTVTLTGKAGSWDHYGLQLDAGGPLNDAGNIRGRVVLDEDQSNSFVDHTWNKTHSMYGALDVDLSEDTTLGFAVSQSNGESRGNIRGLPRYADGSMPDVSRSTYTGARWNRSDIDVTTLYADLEHRFNEDWAFKVGAVHMSEDNQAKNQRTQNGSVGLNPNGTGVQYADFVTDFQSTKVGLDMNLSGKFEALSMQQEVMLGSNFSQLETDDKYARTFNNSSDSIFDLNNNRPEVSYDSLVNASNGRGTLSKYDIRQKGVYGTWRVKPVDDLTLVLGSRVSWYDFSYKSKTQTASGITGNAPSTATETGVVTPYGGIIYDLSREWAVYASYTDVFQPQTNLDTSGSVLKPIVGTNYEVGLKGELMDGRVNTSMAVFRYDQENRAIPVASCTGVNCSAASGKVRSQGIEAEISGEVIDNLQLFAGYTYNTTKYLKDPSNEGSVFSTWTPKHMLRVWGNYQFTGDWNRVSTGLGFTTQSHTMVYDYDREVPGYTVWNARVGYRMTSEIDLAVNLNNLFDKTYIAPGYNQLNGNNNFGDPRNVMFSVKYTPQF is encoded by the coding sequence ATGTCGGCAATTCATGAGTTGAAACCGCTGTTCAAGGCACTCGTCATGTCCCGCGGCCTGCGTTCGCGTCGGGTGTTGACCGGTTTGGGGTTGGTCTGCGTAATGCCACTCAGCGCCCAGGTGATGGCTGAAGATGTCAGCATCGACATTCCTGCGCAATCGCTACCGCAGGCATTGCAAGCGTTCGGCCAGCAGACCAACCAGCAAGTGATCTACAACGCCGCCGATATGGCCGGACTGAAAAGCACCCGCGTCAGCGGCAAGATGAGCCCGCAGGCGGCCATCGCCGAATTGCTCAAGGGCACCGGCGTGCGCTACAGCCTCGAAGGCAGCACTATCATGCTGGTGCGGGGCTCCGCCACCACCGGCATGGAGTTGGGCGCGACCACCATCAACGCACAGCAATTGGACGCGACGACCGAAGGCAGCCACTCATACACCAGTAACGCCGTGACCATCGGCAAGGGCACCCACACCCTCAAGGAAATTCCCCAGTCGATCACCGTGATGACGCGCAAGCAGATGGACGATCAGAACCTGGTCAGCCTCAAGGACGCGGTCAACCAGACCACCGGCATCGTCGGCCTGCAGGGCGTCGGCCAGGGCATGATCCTGTCTTCCCGCGGTTTCCAGATCGATGACTGGCAATACGACGGTGTGCCGATCCCGCGCAATACCTATTCGCTGGGCAACTGGGCGACCCAGGACCTGATTTTCTTCGACCGCCTGGAAGTCATGCGCGGCGCCTCCGGCCTGCTGCAAGGCACGGGCAGCCCTGGTGGCGCCGTCAACCTGGTGCGCAAGCGTGGCCAGAGCGCACCGACCGTGACCCTGACCGGCAAGGCTGGCTCGTGGGATCACTACGGCCTGCAATTGGACGCTGGCGGCCCGCTGAACGACGCCGGCAACATTCGCGGTCGTGTCGTCCTCGACGAAGACCAGAGCAATTCCTTCGTTGACCATACGTGGAACAAAACCCACTCGATGTACGGCGCGCTGGACGTCGACCTGAGCGAAGACACCACTCTGGGCTTCGCCGTCAGCCAGTCCAACGGCGAGTCGCGCGGCAACATCCGCGGCCTGCCACGCTACGCCGACGGCTCGATGCCGGACGTGTCGCGTTCGACCTACACCGGCGCGCGCTGGAACCGTTCCGATATCGACGTCACCACCCTTTATGCCGATCTGGAGCATCGCTTCAACGAGGATTGGGCCTTCAAGGTTGGCGCTGTGCATATGTCCGAAGACAACCAGGCGAAAAACCAGCGAACGCAAAATGGCAGCGTGGGCCTCAACCCGAATGGCACGGGTGTGCAATACGCCGACTTCGTGACCGATTTCCAATCCACCAAGGTTGGCCTGGACATGAACCTGTCCGGCAAATTCGAAGCCTTGTCGATGCAACAGGAAGTCATGCTGGGCAGCAACTTCTCCCAACTGGAGACGGACGATAAATATGCCCGCACGTTCAACAACAGCAGCGACTCGATCTTCGACCTGAATAATAATCGGCCGGAGGTCAGCTACGACAGCTTGGTCAACGCCTCGAACGGGCGGGGCACCCTCAGTAAATACGACATTCGCCAGAAAGGCGTGTACGGCACCTGGCGCGTCAAACCGGTCGACGACCTGACGCTGGTGCTGGGTTCGCGCGTCAGCTGGTACGACTTCAGCTACAAATCGAAAACCCAGACGGCGAGCGGTATCACCGGCAATGCACCGAGCACCGCCACCGAGACCGGCGTGGTTACGCCCTACGGCGGTATCATTTATGACCTGAGCCGTGAATGGGCGGTGTATGCCAGCTACACCGACGTATTCCAGCCGCAAACCAACCTCGATACCAGCGGTTCGGTGCTCAAGCCAATCGTCGGCACCAACTACGAAGTCGGCCTCAAGGGCGAGCTGATGGACGGTCGGGTCAATACCTCCATGGCTGTCTTCCGTTACGACCAGGAGAACCGTGCCATCCCCGTCGCCAGCTGCACGGGCGTGAACTGCTCCGCTGCTTCGGGCAAAGTGCGTAGTCAGGGGATCGAGGCCGAAATCAGTGGTGAAGTGATAGATAACCTGCAGCTGTTCGCGGGCTATACCTACAACACCACCAAGTACCTGAAAGATCCGAGCAATGAAGGCAGTGTCTTCAGCACCTGGACGCCGAAACACATGCTGCGGGTGTGGGGCAACTACCAGTTCACCGGCGACTGGAACCGTGTCAGCACCGGCCTGGGCTTCACCACCCAAAGCCACACGATGGTCTACGACTATGATCGCGAGGTTCCGGGTTACACCGTTTGGAACGCTCGTGTCGGCTATCGGATGACGTCGGAGATCGATCTGGCGGTCAACCTGAATAACCTGTTCGATAAGACCTACATTGCCCCGGGTTACAACCAGCTCAATGGCAACAACAACTTTGGTGATCCGCGTAATGTGATGTTCAGCGTGAAGTACACCCCGCAGTTCTGA
- a CDS encoding non-ribosomal peptide synthetase has protein sequence MNELLDDDLLTLLLDEVAGDLHASTHRSRLDRAPLSFAQQRLWLEQQRDPSRSAYNLPRALRLTGALDADALEQALNRVIDRHDILRTAFVEIDGAASQVVERNAQLILHREDLGALDPQARAVALSARIERHARQPFDLTQAPLMRATLLGLGDDEHVLLLNMHHIVSDAWSNTILMQDMTQAYGQALCGDPSALPPLSMQYADYAAHQRGAYLQSTACQRSGEYWRRYLGHDLPALELPQDFPRAASHQPMAGRVHLSLAPAVSQALDAFCQRQGLTPFVVALGAWQLLLGRYSNQSDFTVGVPNANRNSPESQDLVGFFVSSQVYRARIDSTRSGLDFLRDLRAQSLAALEHADYPLELILDQLQRPGAQGSNPLFQVLFNWRTCSPKPPAPTQGQRVLEFLDTGDSQAKFDLSLDVDYSQQQIVATFEYSRDLYQATTIERMAEHWQNLLRGLIETPERALGELPLLGATERQQTLSDWNRQPTQLPRERCLHHLIESHAAASGDAIALTFEGQHLSYGELNRQANRLAHRLIERGVGPDVLVGIAVERTPQMIIGLLAILKAGGAYVPLDPAYPADRLAYMIEDSGVTQVLTQAHLLESLALPAGMDCLLLDSVDADGTCPEHNPDVPMDTDNLAYVIYTSGSTGKPKGTLLAHHNVNRLFQATKHWFSFNQRDVWCLFHSYAFDFSVWEIFGALLHGGRLVIVPYAVSRSPQDFYALLCQENVTVLNQTPSAFKSLLQVACEPGQPLVHRLRQVIFGGEAIDVQSLRPWFERFGDQTPRLINMYGITETTVHVTWRPLSMNDLHREAASPIGEPIVDLSWYLLDAHLNPVPKGCIGELYVGRAGLARGYHQRADLTASRFIPDPFDPLPGGRLYRTGDLARYRSDGSIEYVGRLDHQVKIRGFRIELGEIQARLQTLPAVQDCAVLTHEGSGGLQLIAYVIATQPSTAELRESVLNALKAQLPDYMVPSHLLFIDRFPLNTNGKLDRKALPEPDAGLWHGQYVAPRTPLEEALAQLWQHSLRVERVSIDDSFFELGGHSILAIELIANLKARLNITVRLQELLANPSIAELALFISHKHREQTQCLVELNNAPATAPQLFCLHPSGGIVFCYQPLARKLQHRARTFGVMHRGFSEPHAGPEAWGEMIADYSQEIVKAQPQGPYCLMGWSLGGAIAMDIATTLESQGHTVSFLGLVDSTIPEHLYPATLPRHRHLPSLETADPASQDLIEAIEYFDLLFPTLTERTAAYRQQHPDSTVQAFHEWAASQIEPGRGDLLSIVQSVKDEVMNAQAFSVHDRLLEAFDGFTFKPVRVRPSCWWTQAEKTPEELAFCEGLIKEHSLTGELQCSVYSPLRHRSMIFDDGLLDSLVEVFLGCK, from the coding sequence ATGAACGAATTGCTAGATGATGATCTGCTGACGCTGCTGCTCGATGAGGTTGCTGGCGACTTGCACGCCAGCACCCACCGTAGCCGGCTCGACCGCGCCCCCTTGTCCTTCGCCCAGCAACGCTTGTGGCTGGAGCAACAGAGAGATCCGAGCCGCTCGGCCTACAACTTGCCCCGGGCCCTGCGCCTGACCGGCGCGCTCGATGCCGATGCTCTGGAGCAGGCACTGAATCGCGTCATCGACCGCCACGACATCCTGCGCACTGCGTTCGTTGAAATCGACGGCGCCGCGAGCCAGGTGGTCGAGCGCAATGCCCAGCTCATTCTGCACCGCGAGGACCTCGGTGCACTCGATCCGCAGGCTCGGGCCGTGGCGCTGTCAGCGCGCATCGAGCGCCATGCCCGGCAACCCTTCGATCTCACCCAGGCGCCGCTGATGCGCGCAACGCTGCTCGGGCTGGGCGATGACGAACATGTGCTGTTGCTCAACATGCACCACATCGTCTCCGATGCCTGGTCCAACACGATCCTCATGCAGGACATGACCCAGGCCTATGGGCAGGCCTTGTGTGGCGATCCGTCAGCGCTGCCGCCGTTGTCCATGCAATACGCCGACTACGCGGCCCACCAGCGCGGCGCGTATTTGCAAAGCACGGCCTGCCAGCGCAGTGGCGAATACTGGCGTCGCTACCTGGGACATGACCTGCCTGCGCTGGAGCTTCCACAAGATTTTCCCCGAGCCGCGAGTCATCAACCTATGGCCGGCCGCGTGCATCTGTCGCTTGCCCCCGCAGTGTCCCAGGCCTTGGACGCGTTCTGCCAACGCCAGGGGTTGACGCCTTTCGTGGTGGCGCTGGGTGCCTGGCAATTGTTGCTGGGCCGGTACAGCAACCAGAGCGATTTCACCGTCGGCGTCCCCAACGCCAACCGCAACAGCCCTGAAAGCCAGGACCTGGTGGGTTTTTTTGTCAGCAGTCAGGTGTATCGCGCGCGAATCGACTCGACCCGCAGCGGGCTGGATTTTCTTCGGGATTTGCGCGCGCAGTCCCTCGCCGCGCTGGAACATGCCGACTACCCGCTGGAGCTGATCCTCGATCAACTGCAACGTCCTGGCGCCCAGGGTTCCAATCCGCTGTTCCAGGTCTTGTTCAACTGGCGCACCTGCTCGCCCAAACCGCCAGCACCGACCCAAGGCCAACGGGTGCTGGAGTTTCTCGATACCGGAGACAGCCAAGCCAAGTTCGACCTGTCGCTGGACGTCGACTACTCACAGCAACAGATCGTGGCAACGTTCGAGTACAGCCGCGATCTTTACCAGGCAACGACCATCGAGCGCATGGCCGAGCATTGGCAAAACCTGCTGCGAGGCCTGATCGAGACGCCCGAGCGCGCACTCGGTGAACTGCCATTGCTGGGTGCCACCGAGCGTCAGCAAACCCTCAGCGACTGGAACCGCCAGCCGACCCAACTGCCCCGTGAGCGCTGCCTGCACCACTTGATCGAAAGCCATGCCGCTGCCTCGGGCGACGCGATTGCCCTGACGTTTGAAGGGCAGCACCTGAGCTACGGCGAACTCAACCGACAGGCCAACCGATTGGCCCATCGGCTGATCGAGCGAGGCGTTGGGCCCGACGTGTTGGTCGGCATCGCGGTGGAGCGCACGCCCCAGATGATCATCGGCCTGCTGGCCATTCTCAAGGCCGGCGGCGCCTACGTGCCGCTGGACCCGGCCTACCCGGCCGATCGCCTGGCATACATGATTGAGGACAGTGGCGTCACGCAGGTCCTGACCCAGGCGCATCTGCTTGAGTCGCTTGCGCTGCCCGCCGGCATGGATTGTCTGTTGCTGGATTCGGTCGATGCCGATGGCACCTGTCCCGAGCACAATCCGGATGTGCCGATGGACACTGATAACCTGGCGTACGTGATCTATACCTCAGGCTCGACCGGCAAGCCCAAGGGCACATTGCTCGCGCACCACAACGTCAACCGTTTGTTCCAGGCCACGAAGCACTGGTTCAGTTTCAACCAGCGGGATGTGTGGTGCCTGTTCCATTCCTATGCCTTCGACTTTTCCGTGTGGGAGATTTTCGGCGCCCTGCTGCATGGCGGTCGACTGGTCATCGTGCCCTACGCCGTGAGCCGTTCGCCGCAGGATTTTTATGCCCTGCTTTGCCAGGAAAACGTCACGGTGCTCAACCAGACGCCCTCGGCCTTCAAGTCGTTGTTGCAAGTCGCGTGCGAGCCTGGGCAGCCGCTTGTCCACCGACTGCGCCAGGTGATTTTTGGCGGCGAGGCGATTGACGTGCAAAGCCTGCGTCCCTGGTTTGAACGTTTCGGGGACCAGACGCCACGGTTGATCAACATGTATGGCATCACCGAAACCACCGTGCATGTCACTTGGCGGCCGCTGTCGATGAACGACCTGCACCGCGAGGCGGCGAGCCCTATCGGCGAGCCTATCGTCGACCTGTCCTGGTACTTGCTCGACGCTCATCTGAACCCGGTGCCCAAGGGTTGCATCGGTGAGCTGTATGTCGGTCGAGCCGGCCTGGCGCGCGGCTATCACCAGCGCGCCGACTTGACCGCCAGCCGCTTCATCCCCGATCCGTTCGACCCGCTGCCGGGTGGACGCCTGTATCGCACCGGCGACCTTGCCCGCTACCGCAGCGACGGCAGCATCGAATACGTCGGGCGCCTGGATCATCAGGTCAAGATCCGTGGTTTCCGCATTGAACTGGGGGAAATCCAGGCACGTCTGCAAACGCTGCCGGCAGTCCAGGATTGCGCGGTACTGACCCATGAAGGCTCGGGCGGCCTGCAACTGATCGCCTATGTGATCGCGACGCAACCGTCCACGGCCGAGTTACGCGAAAGCGTGTTGAACGCCCTCAAAGCCCAGTTGCCGGACTATATGGTGCCCAGTCACCTGCTGTTCATCGATCGCTTCCCGCTCAATACCAATGGCAAGCTCGACCGCAAGGCCTTGCCAGAACCTGATGCCGGCCTTTGGCATGGCCAATACGTCGCGCCGCGCACCCCGTTGGAAGAAGCCCTGGCGCAGCTCTGGCAGCATTCGCTCAGGGTTGAGCGCGTGAGCATCGATGACAGCTTCTTTGAATTGGGCGGCCATTCGATCCTCGCCATCGAGCTGATTGCCAACCTCAAGGCGCGCCTGAATATCACCGTGCGGCTGCAAGAACTGCTGGCCAACCCGAGCATCGCCGAACTGGCGCTGTTCATTTCGCACAAGCACCGGGAGCAGACTCAATGCCTGGTCGAATTGAACAACGCCCCCGCCACCGCACCGCAGCTATTTTGCCTGCACCCCAGCGGGGGCATCGTGTTCTGCTACCAGCCACTGGCACGCAAACTCCAACACCGTGCGCGCACGTTTGGCGTCATGCATCGCGGCTTCAGCGAACCCCATGCAGGGCCCGAAGCCTGGGGCGAGATGATCGCCGATTACAGCCAGGAAATCGTCAAGGCCCAGCCCCAAGGCCCGTATTGCCTGATGGGTTGGTCCTTGGGCGGCGCCATTGCCATGGATATCGCCACCACGCTGGAAAGCCAGGGCCACACCGTGAGCTTCCTCGGTCTGGTGGACAGCACGATTCCGGAACACCTTTACCCGGCGACCTTGCCGCGCCATCGGCATTTGCCAAGCCTGGAAACAGCCGACCCGGCGTCCCAGGACCTGATCGAAGCCATCGAATACTTCGACCTGCTGTTTCCTACCCTCACCGAGCGCACGGCGGCTTACCGGCAACAGCACCCCGACAGCACGGTCCAGGCATTCCATGAATGGGCCGCCAGCCAGATCGAGCCGGGGCGAGGCGACTTGCTGTCGATCGTGCAGAGCGTCAAGGATGAGGTCATGAATGCCCAGGCGTTTTCGGTGCATGACCGGTTGTTGGAGGCCTTCGATGGGTTCACTTTCAAGCCGGTACGGGTACGTCCGAGCTGCTGGTGGACACAGGCGGAAAAGACCCCGGAGGAGTTGGCTTTTTGCGAAGGGTTGATTAAAGAACACAGTTTGACGGGGGAGCTGCAATGCTCGGTGTATTCGCCGTTGCGTCATCGCAGCATGATCTTCGACGATGGATTGCTTGATTCGCTGGTCGAGGTCTTTCTGGGCTGTAAGTAG